A part of Flavobacteriaceae bacterium GSB9 genomic DNA contains:
- a CDS encoding lycopene cyclase family protein, with translation MTQGVHFDYIIIGNGLAGLQLALRMAEDNFFSDKKIALIDPSEKNSNDKTWSFWETEPSHWNALVFKYWKETAIISSKETIPFKLHPYTYKTIRSIDFYNQAEKQLKTRDNFHFISKEVTSVKESNDILVKTKTNTYSASHVFDSRISAEFFNHSEQYISLIQHFKGWVIKTDNETFDDSRFTMMDYRLKDGNQCTFMYVLPFSKTEALIEFTYFTDTVVNEGTYDRYMKAYIKDYLKIDAYEIVETEKGEIPMTTFPFYKFNTSKITKIGTAGGWVKGSTGYSFKNTERKTAKVIQNLKLNQLPSKGLFKKRFRFYDRVFLKVLKDENHKGEWIFSRFYKKNTPTMIFRFLDEESNFTEELKVMHSLFSWSFIKAFFKTL, from the coding sequence ATGACGCAAGGAGTCCATTTCGACTACATTATCATTGGAAATGGATTGGCCGGATTACAATTGGCTTTGCGTATGGCAGAGGATAATTTTTTTTCTGATAAAAAGATAGCATTAATCGACCCTTCAGAAAAAAATAGTAACGACAAAACCTGGAGTTTTTGGGAAACCGAGCCCTCACACTGGAATGCTTTAGTTTTTAAATATTGGAAAGAAACAGCGATTATTTCATCTAAAGAAACCATACCTTTTAAGCTTCACCCATACACCTATAAAACCATCCGGTCCATTGATTTTTACAACCAAGCAGAAAAACAACTCAAAACCCGTGATAATTTTCATTTTATAAGCAAAGAAGTCACCTCTGTTAAAGAATCAAACGACATACTTGTAAAGACAAAAACCAACACCTATTCCGCTTCTCATGTATTCGACAGTCGAATTTCAGCTGAGTTTTTCAACCATTCTGAACAGTACATTTCCTTAATTCAACATTTTAAAGGATGGGTTATAAAAACCGATAACGAAACATTTGACGATTCGAGGTTTACTATGATGGATTACAGATTAAAGGACGGCAATCAATGTACTTTTATGTATGTTTTGCCATTTTCGAAAACTGAGGCCTTAATAGAATTTACATATTTTACAGATACGGTTGTAAACGAAGGGACCTATGACAGGTACATGAAGGCTTACATAAAAGACTATTTAAAGATTGACGCCTATGAAATTGTAGAAACTGAGAAGGGAGAAATACCAATGACCACATTTCCATTTTACAAATTCAATACCAGCAAAATAACTAAAATTGGCACGGCGGGTGGTTGGGTAAAAGGCTCTACAGGATATTCGTTTAAAAACACTGAAAGGAAAACTGCAAAAGTCATTCAAAATTTAAAATTAAATCAACTACCCTCTAAAGGCTTATTTAAAAAACGCTTTCGTTTTTACGATAGGGTATTTCTAAAAGTTCTAAAAGATGAAAACCACAAAGGCGAATGGATTTTTAGTCGATTTTATAAAAAGAATACACCAACTATGATATTCAGGTTTCTAGACGAAGAATCTAATTTTACTGAAGAATTAAAGGTAATGCATTCCCTTTTCTCATGGTCCTTTATAAAAGCGTTTTTTAAAACACTTTAG
- the crtI gene encoding phytoene desaturase family protein codes for MKTSVNILGSGFSSLAASCYLAQAGFEVTIFEKNTTIGGRARQLKKEGFTFDIGPTWYWMPDVFERFFSDFNKKPSDYYTLEKLSPAYSVYFAENDFITIEDTIEKIAKVFEKEEPGSSKKLYKFIDEAKSNYNIAIKDLVYNPGVSPLELITPSTFKKINQFFSTIKKDVRKAFKNERLVQILEFPVLFLGAKPSDTPSFYSFMNYADFGLGTFHPKKGMYQVILALEKLAKSLGVKIKTESPVDKIIVENGKAVGIISNGEKHFSDVTVSGADYHHTETLLDKNFRQYSEAYWEKKTFAPSSLLFYVGFNKKIENVNHHTLFFDVDFDVHAEAIYDNPKWPKNPLFYASFPSITDNNAAPEGKEAGIFLIPLAPGLNDTPELREAYFDKIITRFEKLTSQNIKNYVIFKESFCVNDFIKDYNSYKGNAYGMANTLMQTAFLRPKLKSKLVENLFFTGQLTVPGPGVPPSLISGKLVADLVTKTHPILV; via the coding sequence ATGAAAACATCTGTCAATATATTAGGTTCTGGCTTTTCTTCTTTGGCTGCTTCCTGCTACCTAGCACAAGCCGGTTTTGAAGTTACCATATTTGAAAAAAACACCACTATTGGAGGTCGTGCAAGGCAACTAAAGAAGGAAGGCTTTACTTTTGATATCGGGCCAACTTGGTATTGGATGCCCGATGTGTTTGAACGTTTTTTTTCCGATTTTAATAAAAAACCTTCAGATTACTACACTTTAGAAAAATTAAGCCCAGCATACAGCGTATACTTTGCCGAGAATGATTTTATCACGATTGAAGATACCATTGAAAAAATAGCCAAGGTATTTGAAAAGGAAGAACCCGGAAGTTCAAAAAAACTTTACAAATTTATTGATGAAGCCAAAAGCAACTATAATATCGCCATTAAAGACCTGGTTTACAATCCCGGGGTCTCTCCTTTGGAACTCATTACTCCTTCAACATTTAAAAAAATAAACCAGTTTTTTAGCACTATTAAAAAGGATGTCAGAAAAGCGTTTAAAAATGAGCGGTTGGTACAAATATTAGAGTTTCCCGTATTGTTTTTAGGCGCAAAACCTAGCGATACGCCCTCCTTTTACAGTTTTATGAATTATGCCGATTTTGGCTTAGGTACATTTCACCCTAAAAAAGGCATGTACCAAGTTATTTTGGCCTTAGAAAAACTGGCAAAAAGCTTAGGCGTAAAGATAAAAACCGAAAGCCCTGTAGATAAAATTATTGTAGAAAATGGTAAGGCTGTTGGAATTATATCAAATGGTGAAAAGCACTTTTCTGATGTCACGGTAAGCGGCGCAGACTATCACCATACAGAAACTTTGTTAGACAAAAACTTCAGGCAATACTCGGAAGCCTATTGGGAAAAGAAAACATTCGCTCCCTCCTCGCTTCTATTCTATGTTGGATTTAACAAAAAAATAGAAAATGTTAATCATCACACTCTATTTTTCGATGTAGATTTTGATGTACATGCTGAAGCCATATACGACAATCCCAAATGGCCTAAAAATCCTTTGTTTTATGCAAGTTTTCCGAGCATTACAGATAATAACGCTGCACCTGAAGGGAAAGAAGCCGGCATATTTTTAATTCCACTTGCCCCAGGATTGAACGACACACCAGAATTGCGAGAAGCCTATTTCGATAAAATTATTACCCGTTTTGAAAAGTTAACATCGCAGAATATCAAAAATTATGTTATTTTTAAAGAAAGCTTTTGCGTAAACGATTTTATAAAAGATTACAACTCATATAAGGGCAATGCTTACGGAATGGCCAATACCCTAATGCAAACCGCTTTTTTAAGACCCAAATTAAAAAGCAAACTCGTAGAGAATTTATTCTTTACAGGGCAACTAACTGTTCCAGGGCCCGGTGTTCCTCCTTCGTTGATTTCAGGGAAACTGGTAGCCGATTTAGTAACTAAAACCCACCCTATTTTAGTATGA
- a CDS encoding anti-sigma factor, with product MIKKTIYALMAIAMLTTACSKEDHGKTTARLTLDLTGLEELGSDYVYEGWIIVDGNPVSTGTFTSVKFPQKFNVDADLLEAATTFVLSIEPSDDADPAPSNTKILAGDFSGDNADVSSSGIVGDFSMSAGKYILATPTNGPNTNELSGVWFLDLSSGSPSVGLDLPELSNGWKYEGWTVIDGMPVSSGTFTDVADFDDNATTTPFKGELGDGPPFPGEDYLQNAPSGLMFPTNLQGATVVISVEPYPDNSPAPFTLKPLAHMVPSDAADHQTYNMGAGPVTVLQGAVKR from the coding sequence ATGATTAAAAAAACAATTTATGCCTTAATGGCTATAGCAATGTTGACCACCGCTTGTAGTAAAGAAGACCATGGCAAAACTACAGCGCGTTTAACTTTAGATTTAACCGGGCTTGAAGAGCTAGGAAGCGATTATGTTTACGAAGGTTGGATTATTGTAGATGGTAATCCTGTTTCAACAGGAACGTTTACTTCGGTTAAATTTCCACAAAAATTTAATGTTGATGCTGATCTGTTGGAAGCAGCTACAACATTCGTGTTGTCCATTGAACCTTCAGACGATGCTGATCCAGCGCCCTCTAATACAAAAATTTTGGCAGGAGATTTTTCTGGTGATAACGCAGATGTAAGTTCGTCCGGTATAGTTGGAGACTTTAGTATGTCTGCTGGAAAATATATTTTGGCTACACCTACAAATGGCCCAAATACCAATGAACTAAGTGGGGTTTGGTTTTTAGACCTTTCGAGTGGCTCGCCGTCGGTGGGGCTAGATTTGCCAGAATTATCAAATGGCTGGAAGTATGAAGGTTGGACCGTAATTGATGGAATGCCCGTTAGCTCAGGAACGTTTACAGATGTTGCCGACTTTGATGATAACGCAACTACAACACCATTTAAAGGTGAACTTGGCGATGGACCACCATTTCCTGGAGAAGATTATTTACAGAATGCACCATCAGGGTTAATGTTTCCAACAAATTTACAAGGAGCAACGGTTGTAATTTCAGTAGAACCTTACCCAGATAATAGTCCTGCACCATTTACATTAAAGCCACTAGCACATATGGTTCCAAGTGATGCCGCAGACCACCAAACCTACAACATGGGGGCGGGGCCTGTTACAGTGCTTCAGGGGGCAGTAAAACGATAA
- the ruvX gene encoding Holliday junction resolvase RuvX: MARILAIDFGTKRTGIAVTDELQIIASGLTTVNTKELIAFLKDYVSKESVELFLVGEPKQMDNTASESEQYIKPFITKLQNAFPKIPIEREDERFTSKMAVQTMIDSGLKKKQRQNKALVDEISATLILQSYLYSK, encoded by the coding sequence ATGGCACGTATTTTAGCAATAGATTTTGGGACAAAACGAACTGGTATTGCGGTTACCGATGAACTGCAAATTATCGCATCGGGTTTAACAACGGTAAATACCAAAGAATTGATTGCGTTTTTGAAAGACTACGTTTCAAAAGAAAGTGTCGAGTTGTTTTTAGTAGGAGAACCCAAACAGATGGACAACACAGCTTCAGAAAGCGAGCAATATATAAAGCCGTTTATAACAAAACTTCAAAATGCATTTCCTAAAATCCCTATTGAAAGGGAAGACGAACGGTTTACCTCAAAAATGGCTGTGCAAACCATGATTGATAGCGGTTTGAAAAAGAAACAGCGCCAAAACAAAGCATTGGTTGACGAGATTAGTGCTACACTAATTCTTCAAAGTTACCTCTATTCCAAATAA
- a CDS encoding RNA-binding S4 domain-containing protein, translated as MRVDKYLWCIRYYKTRSIATTACKKGHVKVNGDVAKPSREVYPQDHIELRKDQINYQLKVNDIPQSRVGAKLVDIYRVDTTPKEQFEASELLKYSKDYYRKKGTGRPTKKDRRDIDNYTNENE; from the coding sequence ATGCGTGTAGACAAGTATTTATGGTGTATTAGATATTACAAAACAAGGAGTATTGCTACAACGGCATGTAAAAAGGGGCATGTAAAGGTAAATGGCGATGTTGCCAAACCCAGCAGGGAGGTTTACCCTCAAGACCATATTGAATTGAGGAAAGACCAAATAAACTACCAACTTAAGGTAAACGATATTCCACAAAGCCGGGTGGGTGCTAAATTGGTTGATATCTATCGTGTTGACACCACTCCAAAAGAGCAATTTGAGGCCAGTGAGCTATTAAAATATTCGAAAGACTATTACAGAAAAAAGGGCACCGGAAGACCAACAAAAAAAGATAGGCGCGACATTGACAATTATACTAACGAAAATGAGTAA
- a CDS encoding phytoene/squalene synthase family protein, with the protein MKALFDTVSYQSSKLVTKAYSTSFSLATKMLYKNIRNDIYNIYGFVRFADEIVDSFHDYPKEMLFNRFSEDLELALENKISLNPILNAFQHTYHKYGIDKELVDAFMKSMRQDLYKSNYLTDEEYKAYIYGSADVVGLMCLKVFVKGNQQKYDDLKETAMALGSAFQKVNFLRDLKADFEGLERTYFPNTDLKNLDETSKLEIIEDIETDFKKGLSGIKKLPIEAKFGVFMAYRYYNQLLKKLKRTPALNIKDSRIRVSNPKKIELLMRSYVKYQLNLL; encoded by the coding sequence ATGAAAGCACTATTCGACACCGTTTCGTACCAATCAAGCAAGTTGGTCACCAAAGCTTACAGCACCTCGTTTTCATTAGCGACAAAAATGCTATATAAAAATATAAGGAACGATATTTACAACATTTATGGCTTTGTTCGCTTTGCTGATGAAATAGTCGATTCTTTTCACGACTATCCAAAAGAAATGCTATTTAATAGATTTTCTGAAGATTTAGAGTTGGCCCTCGAAAATAAAATTAGCCTCAACCCTATACTTAATGCTTTTCAGCACACCTATCATAAATATGGTATAGACAAAGAATTGGTTGATGCCTTTATGAAAAGTATGCGCCAAGACCTGTACAAATCAAACTATTTAACAGATGAGGAATACAAGGCTTACATCTACGGCTCGGCCGATGTCGTGGGGCTCATGTGCTTAAAAGTCTTCGTTAAGGGCAATCAACAAAAGTATGACGATTTAAAAGAAACTGCTATGGCTTTGGGTTCGGCGTTTCAAAAAGTTAATTTTCTAAGGGATTTAAAAGCGGACTTTGAAGGTTTAGAAAGAACGTATTTTCCGAATACCGATTTAAAAAACTTAGACGAAACTTCAAAATTAGAAATCATTGAAGATATAGAAACCGATTTCAAAAAAGGACTTAGCGGTATAAAAAAACTGCCCATTGAAGCCAAATTTGGAGTTTTCATGGCTTATCGATACTACAATCAATTGCTAAAAAAATTAAAAAGAACACCCGCCTTAAACATTAAAGATTCGAGAATACGCGTATCTAACCCCAAAAAAATTGAGCTTTTAATGCGCAGTTATGTAAAATATCAATTAAATTTATTGTAA
- a CDS encoding shikimate kinase: MTIVLIGYMASGKSSIGKKLADKLNYKFIDLDDYIEEKEGMSVSKIFKKKGEVYFRKQEAHYLKKLLKKNKDSVLAVGGGTPCYTGNMELILGSEHVTSIYLTATLPTLANKLMGKKAKRPLIAHIETLDEMTEFIGKHLFERLPFYGQAEVHVSIDGKTKDEVMDDVLDKLF, encoded by the coding sequence ATGACCATTGTATTAATTGGATATATGGCTTCGGGAAAGTCGTCAATTGGAAAAAAATTAGCCGATAAATTAAATTATAAATTTATTGATCTGGATGATTATATAGAAGAAAAGGAGGGTATGTCCGTTAGTAAGATATTTAAAAAAAAGGGTGAAGTATATTTTAGAAAACAAGAAGCCCATTATTTAAAGAAGTTGCTCAAAAAAAATAAAGATTCGGTTTTAGCTGTTGGTGGTGGTACGCCTTGCTACACTGGAAATATGGAGCTTATACTTGGTTCAGAGCATGTTACTAGTATATATTTAACGGCTACGTTGCCCACATTAGCCAACAAGTTAATGGGAAAAAAGGCAAAGCGCCCGTTAATTGCCCATATTGAAACTTTGGATGAAATGACCGAATTTATTGGTAAACATTTATTTGAAAGATTGCCGTTTTACGGCCAAGCTGAAGTTCACGTAAGCATAGATGGTAAAACCAAAGACGAGGTTATGGATGATGTGTTGGATAAATTATTCTAA
- a CDS encoding DUF5606 domain-containing protein, which produces MSLEKVISISGKPGLYKLITQTRAGFVAESLIDGKRISVSIQNNVSVLNEIAIYTLTEEVPLREVFVKIKEKENGQLSSVKPKESKDKLEEYFFDILPEYDEDRVYASDIKKVLQWYNLLQQHDMLNDLEESQAVSESVDEEE; this is translated from the coding sequence ATGAGTTTAGAAAAAGTAATTTCAATTTCAGGAAAACCAGGGTTATATAAGTTAATTACTCAAACACGTGCTGGCTTTGTGGCAGAATCTTTAATTGACGGAAAGCGTATTTCTGTCAGTATACAAAACAACGTGAGTGTTTTAAACGAAATAGCGATTTATACCTTAACTGAAGAAGTGCCGCTAAGAGAAGTTTTTGTAAAAATAAAGGAAAAAGAAAATGGGCAACTATCTAGCGTAAAACCTAAGGAAAGTAAAGACAAACTTGAAGAATACTTTTTTGATATATTGCCAGAATATGATGAAGATAGAGTGTACGCCAGCGATATAAAAAAGGTACTGCAATGGTACAACTTGCTTCAACAACACGATATGCTTAACGATTTGGAAGAGTCGCAAGCCGTAAGCGAATCTGTTGACGAAGAAGAATAA
- the def gene encoding peptide deformylase gives MILPIVAYGDPVLKKVASDINKDYPKLDELINNMFETMYNAYGVGLAAPQIGLPIRLFLVDTTPFAEDEDLSEEDQKALNGFKRVFINANIVEEEGEEWAFNEGCLSIPDVREDVFRKPRITIAYFDENFEEKRETFDGLIARVIQHEYDHIEGVLFTDKLSSLKKRLIKGRLSNISKGKIKVDYRMRFPAMKKKR, from the coding sequence ATGATTTTACCCATAGTAGCTTACGGCGACCCAGTTTTAAAAAAAGTTGCTTCAGATATAAATAAAGATTACCCAAAACTTGACGAGTTAATAAATAATATGTTCGAAACCATGTACAACGCCTATGGTGTTGGGCTAGCGGCGCCCCAAATAGGCTTGCCTATTCGTTTGTTTTTGGTCGATACCACACCATTTGCTGAAGATGAAGATTTATCTGAAGAAGACCAGAAAGCCTTAAATGGTTTCAAAAGAGTGTTTATAAACGCCAACATTGTTGAAGAAGAAGGCGAAGAATGGGCGTTTAACGAAGGTTGCTTAAGTATACCAGATGTTAGGGAAGATGTTTTTAGAAAACCGAGGATAACTATCGCGTATTTTGACGAAAATTTTGAAGAAAAACGCGAAACATTTGACGGATTAATCGCTAGAGTCATTCAGCACGAATATGACCATATTGAAGGGGTGCTTTTTACCGACAAGCTTTCCAGTTTAAAAAAACGATTAATAAAAGGAAGGTTAAGCAACATTTCAAAAGGAAAAATAAAAGTGGATTACAGGATGCGTTTTCCTGCCATGAAAAAGAAAAGATAA
- a CDS encoding Crp/Fnr family transcriptional regulator — translation MNSLWFFDDVNLFKILCPHKFKAYKANHHFDSYGKKDYIYFQEDSANKVYLIEKGKVKLGYYSEAGDEIVKAILTRGELFGETAILGESKRQEFAQSVDNNTSICPVGVETMHDLMRDNKTFSFKIYKFIGFKFKRLERRLRLLMFKDTKTRFLEFLDELCADYGYDCEKTGDKIIKHPYTQKDIACLIGTSRPTLNIILNELKEENKIEFTRHTIRIYQKTA, via the coding sequence ATGAATTCGCTTTGGTTTTTTGATGATGTCAATCTTTTTAAAATACTATGTCCTCATAAATTTAAAGCTTACAAAGCTAATCACCATTTCGACTCTTATGGAAAGAAAGATTATATCTATTTTCAAGAGGATTCTGCTAATAAAGTCTATCTCATAGAAAAAGGAAAAGTTAAATTAGGATATTACAGTGAGGCAGGAGATGAAATTGTAAAAGCCATTCTTACTCGTGGCGAACTATTTGGAGAAACGGCTATTTTGGGTGAATCGAAACGGCAAGAATTTGCACAATCTGTAGACAACAATACCAGTATTTGTCCCGTAGGAGTCGAAACCATGCATGATTTAATGCGAGATAACAAAACCTTTAGTTTTAAAATTTATAAATTCATTGGTTTTAAGTTTAAGCGGCTCGAAAGACGACTCCGCTTGCTTATGTTTAAGGATACGAAAACTAGATTTTTGGAGTTTTTGGACGAGTTATGTGCTGACTATGGCTATGATTGCGAAAAAACAGGTGATAAAATTATAAAGCATCCCTACACCCAAAAAGATATAGCTTGTTTAATAGGTACGTCAAGGCCTACTTTGAATATTATATTAAATGAGCTAAAAGAAGAAAACAAAATAGAGTTTACAAGACATACCATAAGAATTTATCAAAAAACAGCATAA
- a CDS encoding sterol desaturase family protein gives MHTVYWILIYLATFCTMEFMAWFTHKYIMHGFLWHLHKDHHKKDHDSWFERNDAFFLFYAAVSIFCFYQWGYNDVWFTLPIGLGILSYGITYFLVHDIFIHQRFKIFRNANNWYARGVRRAHKIHHKHLGKKDSECFGMLFVPFKYFKKSKTA, from the coding sequence ATGCACACAGTTTATTGGATACTAATTTATTTGGCAACCTTTTGTACCATGGAATTTATGGCTTGGTTTACGCACAAGTATATCATGCACGGTTTTTTATGGCACTTGCACAAAGATCACCATAAAAAAGATCACGATAGTTGGTTTGAGCGCAACGATGCTTTCTTTCTGTTTTACGCGGCCGTAAGCATATTTTGTTTTTACCAATGGGGATACAACGATGTATGGTTCACCTTACCTATAGGGCTCGGTATACTATCGTACGGCATTACCTATTTTTTGGTTCACGATATATTTATTCACCAACGCTTCAAAATTTTTAGAAACGCTAACAATTGGTATGCTCGTGGTGTTAGGCGCGCCCATAAAATTCACCATAAACATTTGGGCAAAAAAGACAGCGAATGTTTCGGGATGCTATTTGTTCCCTTTAAATACTTCAAAAAAAGTAAAACTGCATAA
- a CDS encoding phosphoribosyltransferase: protein MAVNNNVILNHTEIKNKIRRIAFQIYESNVNEKEIVLAGIDKNGYIFAKKLKSALQKISDIDVLLCKVQMDKKNPWETITTSIPPKDYTNKSIVLVDDVLNSGTTLIYGVKHFLNVPLKQFKTAVLVNRNHKKYPIKADFKGISLSTSLHEHVQIVMEGKTFEAVLE from the coding sequence ATGGCGGTTAACAATAACGTGATTTTAAACCACACCGAAATAAAAAACAAAATACGTCGTATTGCTTTTCAGATATACGAAAGTAATGTTAATGAAAAGGAAATTGTATTGGCCGGTATAGACAAAAACGGTTATATTTTTGCAAAAAAACTGAAATCTGCACTACAGAAGATATCTGATATTGACGTTTTGCTTTGTAAGGTACAAATGGACAAAAAAAATCCTTGGGAAACCATTACCACCTCAATACCTCCAAAAGATTACACTAACAAATCAATTGTTCTCGTTGACGACGTTTTAAATTCTGGCACCACACTAATTTACGGTGTAAAACATTTTTTAAACGTACCATTAAAACAATTTAAAACGGCCGTATTAGTTAATCGGAATCATAAAAAATACCCTATAAAAGCCGATTTTAAGGGTATTTCGTTATCAACATCTTTGCACGAGCATGTTCAAATTGTTATGGAAGGAAAGACTTTTGAAGCGGTTTTAGAATAA
- a CDS encoding 2,3,4,5-tetrahydropyridine-2,6-dicarboxylate N-succinyltransferase, giving the protein MTELQQIIEKAWDNRDLLKEESTVAAIRKVVDLLDKGELRVAEPTDNGWQVNEWVKKGVVLYFPIQKMETIECGPLEFHDKIPLKTGYQEKGIRVVPHAVARHGAYISAGTILMPSYVNIGAYVDEGTMVDTWATVGSCAQIGKNVHLSGGVGIGGVLEPLQAAPVIIEDNVFVGSRCIVVEGVRVEKEAVLGANVVLTMSTKIIDVTGDDPVEMKGRVPARSVVIPGSYTKKFPAGEYQVPCALIIGKRKESTDKKTSLNDALRDNDVAV; this is encoded by the coding sequence ATGACAGAATTACAGCAAATCATAGAAAAAGCGTGGGACAATAGAGACCTACTAAAAGAGGAAAGTACAGTAGCAGCCATTAGAAAGGTTGTTGATTTACTGGACAAAGGCGAATTGCGTGTTGCTGAGCCTACAGACAACGGTTGGCAAGTTAACGAATGGGTGAAAAAAGGCGTAGTGCTTTATTTCCCTATTCAAAAGATGGAAACCATTGAATGTGGCCCATTGGAATTCCATGATAAAATTCCGTTAAAAACAGGTTACCAAGAAAAAGGTATACGTGTGGTACCTCATGCCGTAGCAAGACATGGTGCTTACATTTCTGCCGGTACTATTTTAATGCCTAGCTATGTAAACATAGGTGCTTATGTAGATGAAGGCACTATGGTAGATACTTGGGCTACTGTGGGTAGTTGCGCACAAATTGGCAAAAACGTTCACCTTTCTGGTGGAGTTGGTATTGGCGGTGTTTTAGAGCCGCTACAAGCTGCCCCAGTTATTATTGAAGACAACGTTTTTGTTGGAAGCCGTTGTATTGTGGTTGAAGGTGTACGCGTTGAAAAAGAAGCTGTGCTGGGTGCCAACGTAGTACTAACCATGAGCACTAAAATTATTGACGTTACTGGAGACGATCCTGTCGAAATGAAAGGTCGCGTACCGGCACGTTCAGTAGTTATTCCTGGTAGTTACACAAAAAAATTCCCTGCTGGAGAATACCAAGTGCCTTGTGCACTAATTATTGGAAAACGAAAAGAAAGCACCGATAAAAAAACATCTTTAAACGATGCGCTTCGTGATAACGATGTAGCGGTTTAA
- a CDS encoding MerR family transcriptional regulator → MNNIKVNFSIKDLENLSGIKAHTIRIWEKRYQLLTPDRTDTNIRTYNLGSLQKLLNISYLNNNGLKISKIADLDDNEIPIKVREIASRAKVEDHAINALKMAMINFDQVLFYSTYNNLLENKSFSEIFYSVFLPLLNEIGLLWQTDTITPAHEHFLSVHIKQKILLNIERLQILEPRPDSKTIVLFLPENEIHDIGLLFINYQLRSKGYHTIFLGESVPMDSLKGVLEFFDDITFISYFTVYPETKDILDYIENFDDLLLKKDTTSLLLLGKKLNNSDIDFQRIPKKVSIFNSIENLVKTF, encoded by the coding sequence ATGAACAATATTAAGGTAAATTTCAGCATAAAAGATTTGGAAAACCTCAGCGGAATTAAAGCCCACACGATACGCATCTGGGAAAAACGCTACCAACTCCTAACACCAGACAGAACAGATACCAACATTAGAACCTACAACTTAGGTAGTCTCCAAAAGCTTCTCAATATTTCATATTTAAACAACAACGGGCTAAAAATTTCTAAAATTGCCGATTTAGACGACAACGAAATTCCAATAAAAGTAAGAGAAATAGCCTCTCGGGCAAAAGTTGAAGACCATGCCATAAACGCTCTTAAAATGGCGATGATAAATTTCGACCAAGTTTTGTTTTACAGTACTTATAACAACCTATTGGAAAATAAAAGCTTCAGCGAAATTTTCTACAGTGTGTTTCTTCCATTGCTCAATGAAATCGGTCTATTATGGCAAACCGACACCATCACACCGGCACACGAACATTTCCTATCGGTACATATAAAACAAAAAATACTCTTAAATATTGAAAGGCTTCAAATTTTAGAGCCGCGACCAGATTCAAAGACAATTGTTCTTTTTTTACCAGAAAACGAAATCCACGACATTGGCCTTTTGTTTATCAATTATCAATTACGAAGTAAAGGTTACCACACTATTTTTCTTGGTGAAAGTGTTCCAATGGACAGCTTAAAAGGTGTTCTTGAGTTTTTTGATGACATTACTTTTATATCTTATTTTACCGTCTATCCTGAAACGAAAGACATTTTAGACTACATTGAAAACTTTGATGACCTTCTCTTAAAAAAAGACACTACTAGCCTTTTATTACTCGGAAAGAAGCTAAACAATAGTGATATTGATTTTCAACGCATACCAAAAAAGGTCAGCATCTTTAATTCTATAGAAAATTTAGTTAAAACATTTTGA